A region from the bacterium genome encodes:
- a CDS encoding endonuclease domain-containing protein, protein MIKTKIKTLRAKQLRKNMTDAEKKLWSKIRNRQLIHTKFRRQHPVGSYILDFFCPERNLCIEIDGSQHLQSTILYYDTKRSAYLKHKGILVLRYSDRDVLLNLNAVLEDILNQIKNKDLNSSPLPSPQRGEETTREKHKNKEVV, encoded by the coding sequence TTGATAAAAACAAAAATAAAAACCTTAAGAGCTAAACAGCTACGAAAAAACATGACTGACGCAGAAAAGAAACTATGGTCTAAGATTCGAAATAGACAACTTATCCATACCAAATTCCGAAGGCAACATCCTGTAGGTTCTTACATACTTGATTTCTTCTGTCCTGAGCGCAACTTATGTATTGAAATTGACGGCAGTCAACATTTGCAGAGTACAATACTCTATTATGACACAAAACGCAGTGCTTATTTAAAACATAAGGGTATCCTTGTCCTGCGATATTCTGACAGGGATGTTCTATTGAATCTGAATGCTGTTTTGGAGGATATTCTGAATCAAATAAAAAATAAGGATTTGAACTCCTCACCCTTACCCTCTCCTCAAAGAGGAGAGGAAACAACAAGAGAGAAACACAAAAATAAGGAGGTTGTATGA
- a CDS encoding MazG nucleotide pyrophosphohydrolase domain-containing protein — translation MDLKRHQSLIQQIYFKRDSKRGLPKTFNWLIEEIGELARAIRKGEKKRIEEEFADSLAWLLSVGSILGIDAERAMKKYGRGCPKCGEKPCGCRE, via the coding sequence ATGGATTTGAAAAGGCACCAGTCCTTGATCCAGCAGATCTATTTCAAGAGAGATTCCAAACGCGGCTTACCCAAAACCTTTAACTGGCTCATCGAAGAGATCGGCGAACTCGCCCGTGCGATCCGTAAGGGCGAAAAGAAAAGAATAGAGGAAGAATTCGCCGATTCCCTGGCCTGGCTATTATCGGTCGGCTCGATTCTGGGCATTGATGCGGAGCGCGCCATGAAAAAGTACGGGCGCGGCTGCCCGAAATGCGGGGAAAAGCCGTGTGGATGCCGAGAATGA